A DNA window from Actinokineospora baliensis contains the following coding sequences:
- a CDS encoding pentapeptide repeat-containing protein, translating to MRSLLGLAAIACTGVPATADCALVAVDPVTALVIDPREHVAAELAALRSGTSAAELSTAGHGLHVLLFARGDGAVWVVDGWRLLREADTEVDLSYADLRGARLPGARLAGADLRETDLRGADLVAADLSGADLSGADLSGADLRRASLLGADLTEADLRRTALVHADLQRTTCVRTALRGADLADSYFWDVDVSHTFLDGVELDRASDLEGKRVTTATAKAAPQPRTTGVS from the coding sequence ATGCGCTCACTGCTGGGCCTCGCGGCCATCGCGTGTACCGGCGTGCCTGCGACAGCTGACTGCGCGCTCGTCGCGGTCGACCCCGTCACGGCGCTGGTGATCGACCCACGGGAACACGTCGCCGCCGAGCTCGCGGCGCTGCGATCGGGGACGAGCGCGGCGGAGCTGTCAACGGCCGGGCACGGCCTGCACGTGCTGCTGTTCGCCCGCGGAGACGGCGCGGTGTGGGTGGTGGACGGGTGGCGATTGCTGCGCGAAGCCGACACGGAGGTCGACCTGTCGTACGCCGATCTGCGCGGCGCACGGCTGCCCGGTGCCCGCCTCGCGGGCGCCGACCTGCGCGAAACGGATCTGCGGGGCGCCGACCTGGTGGCGGCCGACCTCTCCGGCGCCGACCTGTCGGGTGCGGACCTGTCCGGGGCCGACCTGCGTCGGGCCAGCCTGCTCGGCGCGGACCTGACCGAGGCGGACCTGCGCCGCACCGCACTGGTGCACGCCGACCTGCAACGCACGACCTGCGTGCGCACCGCGTTGCGCGGCGCCGATCTCGCCGACTCGTACTTCTGGGACGTCGACGTCTCGCACACGTTCCTCGACGGGGTCGAGCTGGACCGGGCCAGCGACCTGGAGGGCAAGCGGGTGACCACGGCGACCGCGAAGGCGGCGCCACAGCCCCGGACGACGGGAGTGTCGTGA
- a CDS encoding outer membrane protein assembly factor BamB family protein produces the protein MTGPAFRHDPVRTVLPLSPSPTPQVRWTTEPAVCGYVQLAHRDTRTGADIPVPVCASPVAVPGVGVVVGTYDGRVRFYERSLAKVYWERQVGGPVYAPLVADHVRRRVVVSTTYGHVAALDLRGLFAWQVETGSAVHAAPAVVPAADLLVVATFGSRCLGLDLATGEVRFTRDLPRPWHAAYGGSAAARDAYASPVSTEDGGVVVACAEHVLCLEPDGSVRWQHEIGHAVKASPAVLGGRGLVAVCSVNGQCLLLDTASGQPRGAVDLGGKVVASPAVSGDFLVVGTQDGTAHGIDVTAPRLAWRAAGYAPREYTSFTVLPDGDFAAVTAGGNAVGLRRADGRFLWETSQLLGLAEHDPAMDVTPVVSPDGSMYCGSYSGVLYHHRFRPTADEEQR, from the coding sequence GTGACAGGGCCAGCGTTCCGGCACGACCCGGTGCGCACGGTGCTGCCGCTGTCCCCGAGCCCCACACCGCAGGTGAGGTGGACAACCGAACCCGCGGTCTGCGGCTACGTCCAACTGGCGCACCGGGACACGCGCACCGGGGCGGACATCCCGGTGCCGGTCTGCGCGTCACCGGTCGCGGTCCCCGGGGTGGGGGTGGTCGTCGGCACCTACGACGGCCGGGTCCGCTTCTACGAGCGCTCACTGGCGAAGGTGTACTGGGAGCGCCAGGTCGGCGGTCCGGTCTACGCCCCGCTGGTCGCCGACCACGTCAGGCGCCGCGTTGTGGTGTCCACGACCTACGGCCACGTCGCCGCCCTCGACCTGCGCGGCCTGTTCGCCTGGCAGGTCGAGACGGGGTCGGCGGTCCACGCCGCGCCCGCCGTCGTACCCGCGGCCGACCTGCTGGTGGTCGCCACCTTCGGCAGCCGGTGCCTCGGGCTCGACCTCGCGACCGGCGAGGTGCGCTTCACCCGAGACCTCCCGCGACCGTGGCACGCCGCGTACGGCGGCTCGGCCGCGGCCAGGGACGCGTACGCCAGCCCTGTGTCCACTGAGGATGGTGGGGTCGTCGTCGCTTGCGCCGAGCACGTGCTGTGCCTGGAGCCGGACGGCTCTGTGCGGTGGCAGCACGAGATCGGGCACGCGGTGAAGGCATCACCCGCGGTGCTCGGCGGACGCGGGCTGGTCGCGGTGTGCTCGGTCAACGGGCAGTGCCTGCTGCTGGACACCGCGAGCGGTCAACCGCGCGGCGCGGTGGACCTCGGCGGCAAGGTGGTCGCCAGTCCCGCTGTGTCAGGGGACTTCCTCGTGGTCGGCACGCAAGACGGCACCGCGCACGGCATCGACGTCACCGCGCCCCGCCTCGCCTGGCGGGCAGCCGGGTACGCGCCGCGCGAGTACACCTCGTTCACCGTGCTGCCCGACGGCGACTTCGCCGCCGTGACCGCCGGTGGCAACGCGGTCGGCTTGCGGCGCGCGGACGGCCGGTTCCTCTGGGAAACCAGCCAACTGCTCGGGTTGGCCGAGCACGACCCCGCCATGGACGTCACACCGGTGGTGTCCCCGGACGGCAGCATGTACTGCGGCTCGTACTCCGGGGTGCTCTACCACCACCGGTTCCGCCCCACCGCCGACGAGGAGCAACGGTGA
- a CDS encoding SDR family NAD(P)-dependent oxidoreductase, with product MKRALVIGASHSLGAHVACRLAASGWSVVGTGRRPADEVPHAGEIDYRRLDLADLDAVDRFVADAPGYDLIVHNAVSYGPAHGDPMPDPAALEAMFRVNAVAPYRLLHGLLTRATDRFTSCVVINSDSIYRAGKHAGCYAATKAALRVLTTSLADIHRSTDTSVATLLLGPLPDPGKLAEFERVAQRLGVDTAEVTRRYLRKSNPSYVIDDLIDFDSCHRSVEYLAELGPAANGMVCRLDGGSAGSLI from the coding sequence GTGAAACGAGCCCTGGTGATCGGTGCCAGCCACAGCCTCGGCGCGCACGTGGCCTGCCGCCTGGCGGCCTCGGGCTGGTCGGTGGTCGGCACCGGCCGCAGGCCCGCCGACGAGGTGCCGCACGCGGGCGAGATCGACTACCGCCGCTTGGACCTGGCCGACCTGGACGCGGTCGACCGGTTCGTGGCCGACGCGCCCGGCTACGACCTGATCGTGCACAACGCCGTCAGCTACGGTCCGGCACACGGCGACCCGATGCCCGATCCCGCCGCGCTGGAGGCCATGTTCCGGGTGAACGCCGTGGCGCCCTACCGGCTGCTGCACGGACTGCTCACCCGCGCGACCGACCGGTTCACCTCGTGCGTGGTGATCAACTCGGACTCGATCTACCGCGCGGGCAAGCACGCGGGCTGCTACGCCGCGACCAAGGCAGCGCTGCGGGTGCTGACCACGTCGCTCGCCGACATCCACCGGTCCACCGACACCAGCGTGGCCACGCTCCTGCTCGGCCCGCTGCCCGACCCGGGCAAGCTGGCCGAGTTCGAGCGGGTCGCCCAGCGCCTCGGCGTCGACACCGCTGAGGTGACCCGCCGGTACCTGCGCAAGTCGAACCCGTCCTACGTCATCGACGACCTGATCGACTTCGACAGCTGCCACCGCAGCGTCGAGTACCTCGCCGAACTCGGCCCCGCGGCCAACGGCATGGTCTGCAGGCTCGACGGCGGCTCGGCGGGCTCCCTCATCTGA